In one Nocardia tengchongensis genomic region, the following are encoded:
- a CDS encoding DUF445 domain-containing protein, whose amino-acid sequence MKTTPTGGGAFADLLDEEGKKRELWRMKAIATGFLAAATVIYIVCAWISSRGEGGAWVGYVKAASEAGMVGALADWFAVTALFRHPLGLPIPHTAIIRKKKDQVGEGLGEFVRTNFLSPDAVAVKVNSAQIPLRLGRWMAEPGNAERISDESATILRAVIGVLRDEDVEQIIDQTIVKRIAEPLWGPPIGKVLNELIADNRQAPLLDLLAERAHQWALDSQDTLDRIVNRDAPSWAPKFVNSLLAERIYRELVEFTWKVRTQPDHEVRLAANRFLEEFAHDLQFDEAMIEKAEKIKTELMGRREVTGMAQATWRAAKRMILESADDPNSTLRRKVSENVLQLGERLSTDAAMRDQVDGWLERGVRYLVTNYGAEFAGLVSDTVARWDAEEASRKIELAAGKDLQFIRINGTVVGSLAGLVIYAVSHLLFNG is encoded by the coding sequence AGAAGCGCGAGCTGTGGCGCATGAAGGCCATCGCCACCGGCTTCCTGGCCGCGGCCACGGTCATCTACATCGTGTGCGCCTGGATCAGTTCGCGCGGCGAGGGCGGCGCGTGGGTCGGCTATGTCAAGGCCGCCTCCGAGGCCGGCATGGTCGGCGCGCTGGCCGACTGGTTCGCCGTCACCGCGCTGTTCCGGCATCCGCTGGGCCTGCCGATCCCGCACACCGCCATCATCCGCAAGAAGAAGGATCAGGTCGGGGAGGGGCTGGGCGAGTTCGTGCGCACCAATTTCCTCTCGCCCGACGCGGTCGCCGTCAAGGTGAATTCCGCGCAGATTCCGCTGCGGCTGGGCCGCTGGATGGCGGAACCCGGAAACGCCGAACGCATCTCCGACGAGAGCGCGACGATCCTGCGCGCGGTGATCGGCGTGCTGCGCGACGAGGACGTCGAGCAGATCATCGACCAGACCATCGTCAAGCGCATCGCCGAGCCGCTGTGGGGTCCGCCCATCGGCAAGGTGCTCAACGAGCTGATCGCCGACAACCGGCAGGCCCCGCTGCTGGACCTGCTGGCCGAGCGGGCGCACCAGTGGGCGCTGGACTCGCAGGACACCCTGGATCGCATCGTGAACCGGGACGCTCCCTCGTGGGCGCCGAAATTCGTGAATTCGCTCCTGGCAGAGCGCATTTATCGGGAGCTGGTGGAATTCACCTGGAAGGTGCGCACCCAGCCCGATCACGAGGTGCGGCTGGCGGCGAATCGGTTCCTCGAGGAATTCGCGCACGATCTGCAATTCGACGAGGCGATGATCGAGAAGGCGGAAAAGATCAAGACCGAGCTCATGGGCCGGCGCGAGGTCACCGGGATGGCGCAGGCCACCTGGCGGGCGGCCAAGCGCATGATCCTGGAATCGGCCGACGATCCGAATTCCACCTTGCGGCGCAAGGTGTCGGAGAACGTGCTGCAACTGGGTGAGCGGTTGTCCACCGACGCGGCGATGCGCGACCAGGTCGACGGCTGGCTCGAGCGGGGCGTCCGGTACCTGGTGACCAACTACGGCGCCGAGTTCGCGGGTCTGGTCAGCGACACGGTCGCGCGCTGGGATGCCGAGGAGGCTTCGCGCAAGATCGAATTGGCGGCCGGCAAGGACCTGCAATTCATTCGCATCAACGGTACGGTCGTGGGTTCGCTTGCGGGCCTTGTGATCTATGCCGTTTCGCATTTGCTGTTCAATGGCTGA
- a CDS encoding helix-turn-helix domain-containing protein: MKHDPEVPEPIDGDAAETSAAGDRSGRVANAAHDIGGFIRSQREAAQVSLRQLATLAGVSNPYLSQIERGLRNPSAEVLAQIAKGLRVSSEVLYMRAGYLEQRPHGPVRDALLADNGLTERQKQVLLDIYESFCRENQANEDRGDATELMGGVPGGNRDNEVPHRTTEVPPRQENEPS, from the coding sequence ATGAAGCACGATCCCGAGGTTCCCGAACCGATCGATGGCGACGCAGCGGAGACGTCCGCCGCCGGAGACCGGTCGGGCCGCGTAGCCAACGCGGCGCACGACATCGGGGGTTTCATCCGGTCGCAACGCGAGGCCGCCCAGGTCTCGCTGCGGCAGCTCGCCACGCTGGCGGGGGTGAGCAATCCGTACTTGAGTCAGATCGAGCGCGGACTGCGCAACCCGTCCGCCGAGGTACTCGCCCAGATCGCCAAGGGTCTGCGGGTCTCCTCGGAGGTCTTGTACATGCGGGCCGGGTACCTCGAGCAGAGGCCGCACGGCCCCGTCCGGGATGCCCTGCTGGCAGACAACGGTCTGACCGAACGTCAGAAGCAGGTGCTCCTGGACATCTATGAATCGTTTTGCCGGGAGAACCAGGCTAACGAGGACAGAGGGGACGCAACGGAGCTAATGGGGGGCGTTCCCGGGGGAAACAGGGACAACGAGGTTCCGCACCGCACAACCGAAGTTCCGCCACGCCAGGAGAACGAACCATCATGA
- a CDS encoding alpha/beta fold hydrolase encodes MRATLPHPADLGRKVRDLVREHRADLRTRTYGTADLNPPAGPYQVVPVTASDGARLRVHAYGPADGDVIVLVHGWTCCLEYWNPQINAFAGEYRVVAYDVRGHGESDAGTAPLTTDQLADDLAEVLDAVLKPGQRAVLVGHSLGGMTVQAWAGRYPQRVRKQLHAVLLTNTAAGDLIAETTVVPFFNRGMAALPFRVGLIGLSAPILFPPIAPVRWVFRRQIMSLAAVGDVVEFGLNIVRSCPTRVRGRFGTLLSYLDVGRGAANLTVPTTVIVGSADDMTPPVHAERIVEMLTEAGSLDGFRILRTGHLGNVEAYREFNAELARVANAAFGIPAQVVGA; translated from the coding sequence ATGCGGGCAACGCTGCCTCATCCTGCGGACCTCGGCCGGAAGGTCCGTGACCTGGTGCGCGAGCACCGGGCCGACCTGCGCACCCGGACCTACGGCACCGCGGATCTGAATCCGCCGGCCGGGCCCTACCAGGTCGTTCCGGTCACCGCGTCCGACGGCGCCCGGCTCCGGGTGCACGCCTACGGTCCCGCCGACGGCGATGTGATCGTGCTGGTGCACGGCTGGACCTGCTGCCTCGAATACTGGAACCCGCAGATCAACGCCTTCGCGGGCGAATACCGCGTGGTCGCCTACGACGTCCGCGGGCACGGTGAGAGCGACGCGGGCACCGCTCCGCTCACCACCGATCAGCTCGCCGACGATCTCGCCGAGGTCCTCGACGCCGTGCTGAAGCCCGGGCAGCGGGCCGTGCTGGTGGGCCACAGCCTGGGCGGCATGACCGTGCAGGCCTGGGCGGGCCGGTATCCGCAGCGCGTCCGCAAGCAGCTGCACGCGGTACTGCTCACCAATACCGCGGCCGGTGACCTGATCGCCGAGACCACGGTGGTTCCGTTCTTCAACCGCGGCATGGCCGCGCTGCCGTTCCGGGTCGGGCTGATCGGGCTGAGCGCGCCGATCCTGTTCCCGCCGATCGCACCCGTGCGCTGGGTGTTCCGGCGGCAGATCATGAGCCTGGCGGCGGTGGGCGACGTCGTCGAGTTCGGTTTGAACATCGTGCGGTCCTGCCCGACGCGGGTGCGCGGCCGGTTCGGAACCCTGCTGTCCTACCTGGATGTCGGCCGGGGCGCGGCGAATCTGACCGTGCCGACCACCGTCATCGTCGGCTCGGCCGACGACATGACGCCGCCGGTGCACGCCGAGCGGATCGTCGAGATGCTCACCGAGGCGGGCAGTCTGGACGGTTTCCGGATCCTGCGGACCGGGCACCTGGGCAATGTGGAGGCCTACCGCGAGTTCAACGCCGAGCTCGCGCGGGTCGCCAACGCCGCCTTCGGGATTCCCGCGCAGGTGGTGGGCGCTTGA
- a CDS encoding heparin-binding hemagglutinin: protein MTESNLTATVTKPIYATVGAGDALYAVVTDAVSQIRERANSADVQGRIEEARERFANLPADLQEQAETLRQRVQALPSELPEDLAELREKATPEELRKLVDQYYHQLLDFYADLAARGEETVEKLRANPAFEDRFEQVESRYNDLLAQTQDVLGKVTDRFTAKDEAEAEETVDAEVVDVTTETAPVVEEAPVAKAAPAKKAAPAKKAPAKKAAPAKK, encoded by the coding sequence ATGACCGAATCGAATCTGACCGCCACCGTCACCAAGCCGATCTACGCCACCGTGGGCGCCGGCGACGCCCTCTACGCCGTCGTGACCGACGCCGTCTCGCAGATCCGTGAGCGCGCCAACTCCGCCGACGTGCAGGGTCGCATCGAAGAGGCTCGCGAGCGCTTCGCCAACCTCCCGGCCGACCTGCAGGAACAGGCCGAGACCCTGCGCCAGCGGGTGCAGGCGCTGCCGTCCGAGCTGCCCGAGGACCTGGCCGAGCTGCGTGAGAAGGCCACCCCCGAGGAGCTGCGCAAGCTGGTCGACCAGTACTACCACCAGCTGCTCGACTTCTACGCCGACCTGGCCGCCCGCGGCGAGGAGACCGTCGAGAAGCTGCGCGCCAACCCGGCTTTCGAGGACCGCTTCGAGCAGGTCGAGTCCCGCTACAACGACCTGCTGGCCCAGACCCAGGACGTGCTGGGCAAGGTCACCGACCGTTTCACCGCCAAGGACGAGGCCGAGGCCGAGGAGACCGTCGACGCCGAGGTCGTGGACGTGACCACCGAGACCGCCCCGGTCGTCGAGGAGGCCCCGGTCGCCAAGGCCGCCCCGGCCAAGAAGGCCGCTCCGGCCAAGAAGGCTCCGGCCAAGAAGGCCGCTCCGGCCAAGAAGTAG
- a CDS encoding DUF2516 family protein, translating into MIGGVMGIPGLILWVLWLCAMGMTVFALVHAIRQRPDAFTAVDKLTKPVWIAILLASLGGLLLGRTAVGFLGIAAVVATGVYLADVRPKVDEIQRGPRW; encoded by the coding sequence ATGATTGGCGGGGTGATGGGTATTCCCGGACTGATTCTGTGGGTCTTGTGGCTGTGTGCGATGGGCATGACGGTGTTCGCGCTCGTGCACGCGATTCGCCAGCGTCCGGACGCCTTCACGGCCGTGGACAAGTTGACCAAGCCGGTGTGGATCGCGATTCTGCTGGCGTCACTGGGCGGGTTGTTGCTGGGCCGGACCGCGGTCGGGTTCCTCGGCATCGCCGCGGTCGTCGCGACCGGCGTCTATCTGGCCGACGTGCGCCCCAAGGTCGACGAGATCCAGCGCGGGCCGCGCTGGTAG